A window of Phragmites australis chromosome 15, lpPhrAust1.1, whole genome shotgun sequence genomic DNA:
CAGGCTTTGGATCGACGGGTGGAACGATCTTGGGCTTCTCATCCTCAGTGGGGGGAACCTTGGGCTTTTGATCCACGGCCTGGCCACTGctgctcccgctcccgctctcGCTACAACTTGCATCGCTGTTTCCTTCAAGCTGTTGCAGGAGCCTTTGGATGTTGTCCGCCAGCCCTTCAGATCTAGCTAACGCAGGTGA
This region includes:
- the LOC133892414 gene encoding uncharacterized protein LOC133892414 → MPDEAERRQRKARRDFEIIAEQGSDIEDWRTTSPALARSEGLADNIQRLLQQLEGNSDASCSESGSGSSSGQAVDQKPKVPPTEDEKPKIVPPVDPKPEPSSP